In one window of Janthinobacterium sp. 1_2014MBL_MicDiv DNA:
- a CDS encoding HlyD family secretion protein translates to MSNQPGQAEQKVLSAVPLAAPAAPSAPAASASSTPPNHRVKIIAGLIVLVALGAGARMWYRSHYFVETENAYVSGHVHPVSARISGVVSKVFIDDNQLVKEGDVIAELDPFDQRVKTEQIAAQIASAEQQVLQADAQIAQVQAQASAAQAQVAQADAQLLRAKQDAERFGQLYTSQMKAVSKAELDAANAARSGAVADLAARRDSAVAAKAQIGAAQAARDVAKAQVAVLRVQLKDAEQQLQYNRILAPVAGRIGKRNVETGMRVQPGQQLTAIVQDNVWVTANFKETQLADLHRGQSVHVTIDAMPGKKLVGTVDSFAPASGAQFALLPADNATGNFTKIVQRVPVKIVFQPADIKAMNGRLVPGMSVIAEVEVNQPESPQAQDAAARHAAAPAAQTTAR, encoded by the coding sequence ATGTCGAATCAGCCTGGCCAAGCAGAACAAAAAGTGCTTAGCGCCGTCCCACTCGCGGCCCCGGCCGCACCGTCCGCGCCCGCCGCATCTGCCAGCTCCACCCCGCCCAACCATCGCGTGAAGATCATCGCCGGCCTGATCGTCCTGGTCGCCCTGGGCGCCGGCGCGCGCATGTGGTACCGCAGCCATTATTTCGTCGAAACGGAAAACGCCTACGTTTCCGGCCACGTGCATCCCGTCTCGGCGCGCATTTCCGGCGTCGTCAGCAAGGTCTTCATCGATGACAACCAATTGGTGAAAGAGGGCGACGTGATCGCCGAACTCGACCCGTTCGACCAGCGCGTGAAGACCGAACAGATCGCCGCGCAAATCGCCAGCGCCGAGCAGCAGGTGCTGCAAGCCGATGCGCAGATCGCGCAAGTGCAGGCGCAGGCCAGCGCCGCCCAGGCGCAGGTGGCGCAAGCCGACGCCCAGCTGCTGCGCGCCAAACAGGACGCCGAACGCTTTGGCCAGCTGTACACGAGCCAGATGAAAGCCGTCTCGAAGGCGGAACTCGACGCGGCCAACGCTGCCCGCTCGGGCGCCGTGGCCGACCTGGCCGCCCGCCGCGACAGCGCCGTGGCCGCCAAGGCGCAGATCGGCGCCGCCCAGGCCGCGCGCGACGTGGCCAAGGCCCAGGTGGCCGTGCTGCGCGTGCAGTTGAAGGATGCCGAGCAGCAGCTGCAATACAACCGCATCCTGGCGCCCGTCGCCGGCCGCATCGGCAAGCGCAACGTGGAAACGGGCATGCGCGTGCAGCCCGGCCAGCAATTGACGGCCATCGTGCAGGACAACGTCTGGGTCACGGCCAACTTCAAGGAAACGCAACTGGCCGACCTGCACCGCGGCCAGAGCGTGCACGTGACCATCGACGCCATGCCAGGCAAGAAACTGGTGGGCACGGTCGACAGCTTCGCCCCCGCGTCGGGCGCGCAATTCGCGCTGCTGCCAGCCGATAACGCGACCGGCAACTTCACCAAGATCGTCCAGCGCGTGCCGGTGAAGATCGTCTTCCAGCCGGCCGACATCAAGGCCATGAACGGCCGCCTGGTGCCGGGCATGTCGGTGATCGCCGAAGTGGAAGTGAACCAGCCCGAGTCGCCTCAAGCTCAGGACGCGGCCGCGCGCCACGCCGCCGCGCCAGCCGCCCAGACCACCGCCCGCTAA
- a CDS encoding DHA2 family efflux MFS transporter permease subunit — protein MSSPSTTLAKPPAFPVIDEKVSGRTWLAVAAGMLGAFMAVLDIQITNSSLKDILGSLSATQEEGSWISTAYLVAEIIVIPLTALLARVFGLRTYMIGTTAFFLLFSTLCGAAWNLESMIVFRMLQGFTGGALIPMAFTLVMLKLPASKRAVGMAIFGLTATLAPAMGPTLGGYLSELYGWPSIFYINWVPGVLLIVGMIYGLDREPTNLKLFWKADWLGIFFMALGLGCLTIFLEEGNSKDWFDSGFIIAFAALALTGILGWVVTSATRAEPFVNLALYGQRNFLVATVLSAVTGMGLYGSAFLLPLFLGQIAGYSPMQIGEVIMWVGLPQLFIMPFVAKLSSKVDNRILCSFGLLLFGGSCMMNAYMDASTGYDQLLWSQVVRALGQPFVMLTLSNFAMKGIAPKDMASASSLFNMTRNLGGSIGIALLATALSTREHFHSQRLGEAINVFSSATQLRIDQLTSSFMAKGYDAVTAGNQALQAIDGIVRREAYVMAYNDGFFLIGAILLACIVPLWLADKLKAPGGGGGGH, from the coding sequence ATGAGCAGCCCCTCCACCACGCTGGCGAAGCCGCCGGCGTTTCCCGTGATCGACGAAAAAGTCTCCGGACGCACCTGGCTGGCGGTCGCCGCCGGCATGCTGGGCGCCTTCATGGCGGTGCTCGACATCCAGATCACCAACTCCTCGCTCAAGGATATCCTTGGCTCGCTGTCGGCCACCCAGGAAGAGGGTTCGTGGATTTCCACGGCCTACCTGGTGGCGGAAATCATCGTCATTCCCCTCACCGCGCTGCTGGCGCGCGTGTTCGGCCTGCGTACCTACATGATCGGCACCACCGCTTTCTTCCTGCTGTTCTCGACCCTGTGCGGGGCGGCGTGGAACCTGGAAAGCATGATCGTCTTCCGCATGCTGCAAGGGTTTACGGGCGGTGCGCTGATCCCGATGGCGTTCACGCTGGTGATGCTCAAGCTGCCCGCCTCGAAGCGCGCCGTCGGCATGGCCATCTTCGGCCTGACGGCCACCCTGGCGCCGGCCATGGGCCCGACCCTGGGCGGCTATCTGAGCGAGCTGTATGGCTGGCCCTCGATCTTCTACATCAACTGGGTGCCGGGCGTGCTGCTGATCGTCGGCATGATCTATGGCCTGGACCGCGAGCCGACGAACCTGAAGCTGTTCTGGAAGGCCGACTGGCTCGGCATCTTCTTCATGGCCCTGGGCCTGGGCTGCCTGACGATTTTCCTCGAAGAGGGCAATTCGAAGGACTGGTTCGACTCGGGCTTCATCATCGCCTTCGCCGCGCTGGCCCTGACGGGCATCCTCGGCTGGGTCGTCACCAGCGCCACGCGCGCCGAGCCGTTCGTCAACCTGGCCCTGTACGGCCAGCGTAATTTCCTCGTTGCCACCGTGCTGTCGGCCGTGACGGGCATGGGCCTGTACGGCTCGGCCTTCCTGCTGCCGCTGTTCCTCGGCCAGATCGCCGGCTACTCGCCGATGCAGATCGGTGAAGTCATCATGTGGGTGGGCTTGCCGCAGCTGTTCATCATGCCGTTTGTCGCCAAGCTGTCGTCGAAGGTGGACAACCGCATCCTGTGCTCGTTCGGCCTGCTGCTGTTCGGCGGCTCGTGCATGATGAATGCCTACATGGACGCTTCCACCGGCTACGACCAGCTGCTGTGGTCGCAGGTGGTGCGCGCGCTGGGCCAGCCCTTCGTCATGCTGACCCTGTCGAACTTCGCCATGAAGGGTATCGCGCCGAAGGACATGGCATCCGCTTCCAGCCTGTTCAACATGACGCGCAACCTGGGCGGCTCGATCGGCATCGCCCTGCTGGCGACGGCCCTGAGCACGCGCGAACATTTCCACTCGCAGCGCCTGGGCGAAGCGATCAACGTGTTTTCCAGCGCCACGCAGCTGCGCATCGACCAGCTGACGTCGTCGTTCATGGCCAAGGGCTATGACGCCGTCACGGCCGGCAACCAGGCCTTGCAGGCGATCGACGGCATCGTGCGCCGCGAAGCGTATGTGATGGCCTACAACGATGGCTTCTTCCTCATCGGCGCCATCCTGCTGGCCTGCATCGTGCCCCTGTGGCTGGCCGACAAACTCAAAGCCCCCGGTGGCGGTGGCGGCGGTCATTGA